From one Misgurnus anguillicaudatus chromosome 2, ASM2758022v2, whole genome shotgun sequence genomic stretch:
- the LOC129441815 gene encoding uncharacterized protein produces MAQSDKSTMTQPCLNIIVKEESEDMSVTDPCEEINEDTEEQTDWEELEETSASGTSYNSIFPEESSEGKNLQKKSTHENEDGKPLTCPHCGKGFSRKANLTSHIRIHTGENLSTCPQCDKSFTSPGKLRDHIKIHTGERAATCLECGKSFRRKAKLIEHMRTHTGERPYPCPQCGKSFTHKSYLRVHIRIHTGERPYQCPQCDKSFTQKSSLDFHVAIHTGERPYQCPQCEQKLPCKSSLRSHLRLHSGELLYPCPKEVIGHRRRRTRNPFQAPQHGTDRVCKNSRIIIKIFFTQVKETLHLKFRMTQSCESIIIKEESEDMSDTNPHGKSNEDIKQETDLMGLEKTPASETSYNAVKEEESSGCSQMKSSSPKRRQKSFTCRRCGMGFGSKGLLVEHKKIHIGEKRFICPHCEKGFTRKKHLTIHIRSHTGERPYSCPQCDKRYTCKKELTFHIRIHTGERPYSCPQCGKTFTKKKILTSHLKTHTGERPHTCPQCEKSFTHKSYLSVHMRIHTGERPYLCFDCGKTFQRKTKLTDHMRVHTGERPYACSECEKTFSKKTRLSDHMRTHTGERPHACSQCEKSFAQRSSLVVHMRIHTGERPYPCLDCGKGFTRKTKLTDHMRNHTGERPFECPDCGKTYMRKTKLTEHMRTHTGETFTCAQCGKCYVHKKGLQYHMKSHTGPLPTSSV; encoded by the exons ATGGCACAAAGTGATAAATCAACTATGACACAGCCCTGTTTAAATATAATCGTAAAAGAGGAAAGTGAAGATATGAGCGTTACAGACCCATGCGAAGAAATAAATGAAGACACCGAGGAACAAACAG ACTGGGAGGAACTGGAAGAAACATCAGCTTCAGGAACATCATATAACTCCATATTTCCAGAAGAATCTTCAGAAGGAAAGAATCTTCAAAAGAAAAGCACGCACGAAAACGAAGACGGCAAACCTTTAACATGCCCTCACTGTGGAAAGGGATTTAGTAGAAAAGCAAACCTTACCTCGCACATAAGAATTCACACCGGGGAAAATCTTTCCACCTGCCCTCAGTGTGACAAAAGTTTTACAAGCCCAGGAAAACTTCGAGATCACATAAAAATTCACACCGGAGAGCGCGCAGCCACATGTCTtgagtgtggaaagagttttagaaGGAAAGCGAAACTTATTGAACACATGAGGACTCACACTGGAGAGCGCCCATACCCGTGtcctcagtgtggaaagagtttcacgcATAAAAGTTATCTTCGAGTCCACATAAGGATCCACACCGGAGAGCGCCCGTACCAGTGTCCTCAGTGTGATAAGAGTTTCACACAAAAAAGTAGTCTTGATTTCCACGTGgcaattcacactggagagcgcCCGTACCAATGTCCTCAGTGTGAACAGAAGTTACCATGCAAAAGCTCACTCAGAAGTCACTTGAGACTTCACAGTGGAGAGCTCCTTTACCCATGTCCCAAAGAGGTCATCGGA CATAGAAGAAGAAGAACGCGCAATCCTTTCCAAGCGCCACAACACGGGACTGACCGAGTTTGTAAGAACTCCAGGATAATAATTAAGATCTTCTTTACACAG GTGAAGGAGACACTTCATTTAAAATTCAGAATGACACAGTCCTGTGAAAGTATAATCATAAAGGAGGAAAGTGAAGATATGAGTGATACAAACCCACACGGAAAGAGCAATGAAGACATTAAGCAAGAAACAG aCCTGATGGGACTGGAAAAAACACCAGCATCAGAAACATCATATAACGCCGTAAAGGAAGAAGAATCTTCTGGTTGCTCGCAGATGAAAAGTTCCTCTCCCAAAAGAAGGCAAAAATCTTTTACTTGCCGTCGTTGTGGAATGGGATTTGGAAGTAAAGGACTTCTTGTGGAGCACAAAAAGATTCACATCGGAGAAAAGCGTTTTATTTGCCCTCACTGTGAGAAAGGTTTCACACGTAAAAAACACTTAACAATTCACATAAGAAGTCATACTGGAGAGCGTCCATACTCGTGTCCTCAGTGTGATAAACGGTACACATGTAAAAAAGAACTAACATTTCACATAAGAATTCACACCGGAGAGCGTCCATACTCGTGTCCTCAGTGTGGAAAgactttcacaaaaaaaaaaatacttacaTCGCATTTGAAAACTCACACAGGAGAGCGTCCACACACATGTCCTCAGTGTGAGAAGAGTTTCACGCATAAAAGCTATTTGTCAGtccacatgagaattcacactggagagcgcCCATACCTTTGCTTTGACTGTGGAAAGACTTTCCAGAGGAAAACAAAGCTTACAGATCACATgcgagttcacactggagagcgtCCGTATGCGTGTTCTGAATGTGAAAAGACGTTCAGTAAGAAGACAAGGCTTTCAGATCACATGAGAACTCACACAGGAGAGCGTCCACACGCATGTTCTCAGTGTGAGAAGAGTTTCGCACAGAGAAGTTCTTTGGTAGTCCACATGAGAATTCATACTGGAGAGCGCCCATACCCATGTCTTGACTGTGGAAAGGGTTTCACAAGGAAAACAAAGCTTACAGATCACATGAGAAATCACACTGGAGAGCGTCCATTTGAATGTCCTGACTGTGGAAAGACATACATGAGGAAAACAAAGCTTACAGAGCACATGAGAACGCACACTGGAGAGACATTCACATGTGCTCAGTGTGGAAAGTGTTACGTACACAAAAAAGGTCTTCAGTACCACATGAAATCTCACACTGGGCCCTTACCCACATCTTCAGTGTAA
- the LOC129441816 gene encoding uncharacterized protein — MTQSDKSTMTHQSCQSIIIKEEREDMIDTDPCRIKIEYIEEQTDLVKVEEPSASETSHYSITGGDYFFQKSTHEKEVSKSFTCPHCGVGFSRKANLTAHIRTHTGENIFTCPQCDKSFITKGKLRNHIKIHTGERPAKCLECGKSFGKKTKLTEHMRIHTGERPYSCPQCGKTFAHKNYLRVHIRVHTGEQPYACLECGRRFKIKTKLTDHMRIHSGERPYTCPQCGKSFKKTENLAEHVRIHTGERPYTCLQCGNKYTRKCSLKLHMRMHTGERPYPCLQCGKSYTRKFSLEYHMRTCLHVSSTTIHH, encoded by the exons ATGACACAAAGTGATAAATCAACCATGACACATCAGTCCTGTCAAAGTATAATCATAAAAGAGGAGAGAGAAGATATGATTGATACAGACCCATGCAGAATAAAAATTGAATACATCGAAGAACAAACAG accTGGTGAAAGTGGAAGAACCATCAGCATCAGAAACATCACATTACTCCATAACGGGAGGAGATTATTTCTTTCAAAAAAGCACACATGAAAAAGAAGTCAGCAAATCTTTTACTTGTCCTCATTGTGGAGTTGGATTTAGTAGAAAAGCAAACCTTACGGCGCACATAAGaactcacactggagaaaatATTTTCACCTGCCCTCAGTGCGACAAAAGTTTCATAACTAAAGGAAAACTTAGAAATCACATAAAAATTCACACCGGAGAGCGCCCAGCCAAATGTCTcgagtgtggaaagagttttgggaaaaaaacaaaacttacGGAGcacatgaggattcacactggagagcgcCCGTACTCGTGTCCTCAGTGTGGAAAGACTTTCGCACATAAAAATTATCTTCGAGTCCACATAAGGGTTCACACAGGAGAGCAACCGTATGCTTGTCTAGAATGTGGAAGGAGGTTCAAAATCAAGACGAAACTTACAGATCATATGAGGATTCACAGTGGGGAGCGCCCGTACACATGtcctcagtgtggaaagagttttaaaaAGACAGAAAATCTTGCCGAACACGTAAGAATTCACACTGGGGAACGGCCATATacatgtcttcagtgtggaaaTAAGTACACTAGAAAATGTAGTCTTAAGTTACACATGAGAATGCACACTGGAGAGCGTCCATACccatgtcttcagtgtggaaagagttacACTCGAAAATTCAGTCTTGAATATCACATGAGAACATGTCTGCATGTCTCGAGTACAACAATCCATCATTGA
- the LOC129441817 gene encoding cerebellin-2, with amino-acid sequence MKRKRQTIMLKLITVLMLNIWAIPADDILSPSINILAELEKITNMESRIKSMENEMEQLKTKNTAQELELKALNVQMNERKIKMDELVRENQAQAKKLEALDGTMNYIQTKTDEILKQNYASKVAFSTSLLSSHGPLSSLHTLIYKHIFLNVGNAYDASTGIFTAPMRGVYMFVVFSKAYGGRDKAVVAGLFKNNEHVFSTYSRHDGGFISASNGVSLLLEKDDRVNVNLYPGYYIFDNEHHHSTFSGHLLFQM; translated from the exons ATGAAAAGAAAAAGACAAACCATTATGTTGAAGCTTATTACAGTTTTAATGCTCAATATTTGGGCCATACCAGCAGATGATATACTTTCACCAAGCATCAACATCCTCGCTGAACTGGAGAAGATAACAAACATGGAAAGCAGGATTAAATCGATGGAAAATGAAATGGAACAACTAAAAACAAAGAACACAG CACAGGAGCTGGAGCTGAAGGCCTTAAATGTTCAAATGAATGAGAGAAAGATCAAAATGGATGAACTTGTAAGAGAAAATCAAG CACAAGCAAAGAAACTGGAGGCCTTGGATGGTACAATGAATTACATACAGACCAAAACGgatgaaatattaaaacaaaactaTG CGTCAAAAGTGGCTTTCTCAACTTCTCTGTTGTCCTCTCATGGACCTCTCAGCAGTTTACACACATTGATTTACAAGCACATATTTCTCAATGTTGGAAATGCCTATGATGCAAGCACAGGAATCTTTA CAGCGCCTATGAGGGGAGTTTACATGTTCGTAGTCTTTTCAAAGGCGTATGGAGGTCGAGATAAAGCTGTCGTCGCGGGcctgtttaaaaataatgagCATGTGTTTTCTACATATTCAAGACATGATGGAGGTTTTATCAGCGCTTCAAATGGAGTTTCTCTGTTATTAGAGAAGGATGATCGAGTTAATGTAAATCTCTATCCTGGATATTACATTTTTGACAATGAACACCATCATAGCACCTTTAGTGGACACCTGCTTTTCCAAATGTGA